The genomic DNA TCCATAATCGCTTTTCTGAACTTATACATAATAGCATAGTTCGTTCCATCAACTTCGTGTGAGGTTCCCCAATCATAGAAGAAAGCCTGCAAACGCTGATCTGTAGCATCAGGGAATAAAGACTCAACAGTTGAAGCATAAAGCTGATAAACACTACTTGAAGGTAAATCTGCCAACGTCTGATCTTCTCTAACAGGCCAGCTCACAAAGTTTTGTGCCACCTCATTAGGTGAAACAACGTTCTCTGAGCGTGTCTTATCAAAGTACAAGCTGAAGATTGCCTCAGGATTAGGAGACTTCTCGTTAGATAAGTACGTACAGAGTTCCTCTGGAGAAGAACAAAGCTGATAGTTACCCACGCGACCATCGATAAGCTGTGTAGAGTAATCAATAGACTTCTGATAATCCTCCTGTGCATTACCCTGCAACTTATAAAGTTCTGTTACACTGCCCTTCCACGCATAAATCTGTGCGAGCAAAGCAGCAGCAGTACCCTTTGAGGCTGTCTGACGGTTAGTAATTGAAACACCATTTAAATCCGTCAACTTATCCCACGTTGGCAAAATATCCAATGCTTTCTTAGCATGTTCTATCGCAGCGTTAAGCACATCACTCTGAGAAGACAAAGAGTAAGGTTTTATCTCTGTTGAATTCTCTGTTATGATAGCCTCACCATAACGCTGAGCCAAGAGGAAATAAGATAATCCAAGAGCGAATTCAGCTTGCCCAACATGATACTTCCGACGATCTTCTGTTAAATCACTTGTCTTATCTATATTATCAAGCAACAGATTAGCTTCAAAGATAATGTCATAAAGACCCTTCCATGAATATTCGCTTGTAATCACTGTTCGTGGATTCCATTCACGCAACTGCTTACCATCCAAGATTTTATCAGCTTTCATACCAGCTGTTGAAAGAACGTAATTATTACCTACAACAGTGTTAATATAATATAGAATAGAAGTGGTTGTTGCATTCAGCTCTTTCTCCTTATTAAACGAGTTGCTGTAAGTCAATCCGTTCTCTGGCTGCAAGTCGAGGCTGCAAGAAGACAGAAGACAACCACATAGT from Prevotella melaninogenica includes the following:
- a CDS encoding RagB/SusD family nutrient uptake outer membrane protein, with the translated sequence MKKIIILSLCGCLLSSCSLDLQPENGLTYSNSFNKEKELNATTTSILYYINTVVGNNYVLSTAGMKADKILDGKQLREWNPRTVITSEYSWKGLYDIIFEANLLLDNIDKTSDLTEDRRKYHVGQAEFALGLSYFLLAQRYGEAIITENSTEIKPYSLSSQSDVLNAAIEHAKKALDILPTWDKLTDLNGVSITNRQTASKGTAAALLAQIYAWKGSVTELYKLQGNAQEDYQKSIDYSTQLIDGRVGNYQLCSSPEELCTYLSNEKSPNPEAIFSLYFDKTRSENVVSPNEVAQNFVSWPVREDQTLADLPSSSVYQLYASTVESLFPDATDQRLQAFFYDWGTSHEVDGTNYAIMYKFRKAIMDADQYSPSGKTYRTVDADYVYWRLADFYLLRAECYQKLGNEAKAIADLNVIRSRAGALSYPSTYDTEGLKKAIFLEREKEFIGENDARYADVIRNGYVKEELQGKFRLLTNQDIQGGALFLPLPKDAWQDKDGHIINTLLRQKPYWQAYN